Proteins from a genomic interval of Hemicordylus capensis ecotype Gifberg chromosome 14, rHemCap1.1.pri, whole genome shotgun sequence:
- the LOC128337161 gene encoding SLAM family member 6-like isoform X2: MMNVAGRSLPTPLLQIPLVFGTFIAPFCGIVSSSAENPPRRVNGIIGGSASLPLNISSTNAVIEIEWMFQTKDSGTLLIAEFRKGELQRPDPSDRFGKRLEMANETTLRILNLEMEDRGLYKARAKLTASEAEDHAFSLAVYDQIQDVQILHRLVSSTPEGCNVTLQCHSSGKGELNFCWKGGETSRALENGSDWYRLSENGTALHLFWQPNPSDSIITCFISNPVDQKMVSVSLLSICPNRGFGIWVWKKKRKTPRDQAY, from the exons ATGATGAACGTTGCTGGCAGAAGCCTCCCAACCCCGCTTCTCCAGATCCCTCTGGTGTTTGGAACATTCATCGCCCCGTTCTGTG gcattgTTAGTAGTTCAGCAGAGAATCCTCCCCGACGGGTGAATGGGATCATTGGAGGATCAGCCTCCCTCCCTTTAAATATATCCTCAACAAATGCGGTGATAGAAATTGAGTGGATGTTTCAAACCAAAGACAGTGGCACACTCCTAATTGCGGAATTCAGGAAAGGAGAATTACAGAGGCCTGATCCGAGTGACCGGTTTGGGAAGCGTCTGGAGATGGCCAACGAAACCACGCTGAGAATCTTGAACCTGGAGATGGAGGACCGTGGACTGTACAAGGCGCGGGCAAAACTGACTGCCTCAGAAGCGGAAGACCACGCTTTCAGCCTCGCAGTCTATG atCAAATACAAGATGTACAGATACTTCACCGATTGGTCTCGAGCACTCCAGAGGGATGCAATGTGACCTTGCAGTGTCATTCATCTGGAAAGGGTGAACTTAATTTCTGCTGGAAAGGAGGGGAAACATCCAGGGCCCTGGAAAATGGTTCAGACTGGTACAGGCTCTCTGAGAATGGTACAGCTCTCCACTTGTTCTGGCAGCCCAACCCTTCAGACTCCATCATCACCTGCTTCATTAGCAACCCTGTTGATCAGAAGATGGTCTCGGTCAGCTTGCTCAGCATCTGCCCAAACAGAG GTTTCGGAATATGGGTGtggaagaaaaaaaggaaaacaccAAGAGATCAAG CATACTGA
- the LOC128337161 gene encoding SLAM family member 6-like isoform X1, with protein MMNVAGRSLPTPLLQIPLVFGTFIAPFCGIVSSSAENPPRRVNGIIGGSASLPLNISSTNAVIEIEWMFQTKDSGTLLIAEFRKGELQRPDPSDRFGKRLEMANETTLRILNLEMEDRGLYKARAKLTASEAEDHAFSLAVYDQIQDVQILHRLVSSTPEGCNVTLQCHSSGKGELNFCWKGGETSRALENGSDWYRLSENGTALHLFWQPNPSDSIITCFISNPVDQKMVSVSLLSICPNRDEIRSRKPWHWGATLAISMILLLAAGFGIWVWKKKRKTPRDQAY; from the exons ATGATGAACGTTGCTGGCAGAAGCCTCCCAACCCCGCTTCTCCAGATCCCTCTGGTGTTTGGAACATTCATCGCCCCGTTCTGTG gcattgTTAGTAGTTCAGCAGAGAATCCTCCCCGACGGGTGAATGGGATCATTGGAGGATCAGCCTCCCTCCCTTTAAATATATCCTCAACAAATGCGGTGATAGAAATTGAGTGGATGTTTCAAACCAAAGACAGTGGCACACTCCTAATTGCGGAATTCAGGAAAGGAGAATTACAGAGGCCTGATCCGAGTGACCGGTTTGGGAAGCGTCTGGAGATGGCCAACGAAACCACGCTGAGAATCTTGAACCTGGAGATGGAGGACCGTGGACTGTACAAGGCGCGGGCAAAACTGACTGCCTCAGAAGCGGAAGACCACGCTTTCAGCCTCGCAGTCTATG atCAAATACAAGATGTACAGATACTTCACCGATTGGTCTCGAGCACTCCAGAGGGATGCAATGTGACCTTGCAGTGTCATTCATCTGGAAAGGGTGAACTTAATTTCTGCTGGAAAGGAGGGGAAACATCCAGGGCCCTGGAAAATGGTTCAGACTGGTACAGGCTCTCTGAGAATGGTACAGCTCTCCACTTGTTCTGGCAGCCCAACCCTTCAGACTCCATCATCACCTGCTTCATTAGCAACCCTGTTGATCAGAAGATGGTCTCGGTCAGCTTGCTCAGCATCTGCCCAAACAGAG ATGAAATTCGATCCAGAAAGCCTTGGCATTGGGGTGCCACTCTGGCTATTTCAATGATTCTCCTCCTGGCTGCAGGTTTCGGAATATGGGTGtggaagaaaaaaaggaaaacaccAAGAGATCAAG CATACTGA